A genomic region of Pseudomonas sp. RSB 5.4 contains the following coding sequences:
- a CDS encoding DUF1302 domain-containing protein produces the protein MTSVNQFWRRAKLPLAVSLASTLAGPAFGVSFNVGEIEGQFDSSLSLGMSVSTQQPNKDLIGVNNGGKGLSQTSDDGHLNFKSGQAFSKIFKGIHDLELKYGDTGVFVRGKYWYDFALQNQDLEYKDVSNHNRDVAARSSGGQILDAFVYHNYSIADEPGSVRLGKQVVNWGESTFIGGGINSINPIDVSAFRRPGAEIKEGLIPVNMFYVSQSLTENLSAEGFYQIDWQKTVTDNCGTFFSQPDIVTTGCDDNLRVLNKRSTIPGIALGPLANAGVDVNEEGVLVRRSPNRNARDNGQWGVSAKYMFDPLATEFGAYFMNYHSRAPIFSATGAPQSIYNGVKALPGPFQALGPLVVAGNSEYFIEYPEDIRLYGLSFSTTLPTGTAWSGEVSYRPNAPVQLNSTDILFAGVRPLGGALTNASILNGVPGQDLHGYNRKEITQLQTTLTHFFDQVMGANRLTLVGEVGVTHVGGLESKSEARYGRDPVFGPGELPSTGGLNTCSQILNTSTINGAGAGASNSNVASNCNNDGFTTATSWGYRGRAIWDYSDVFAGVNLKPNVAWSHDVKGYSPGPGGNFEEGRKAVSLGLDAEYQNTYTASLNYTNFFGGRYSTVDDRDFVALSVGVNF, from the coding sequence ATGACATCAGTAAACCAGTTCTGGCGCCGGGCTAAACTGCCTCTGGCCGTCAGTCTTGCCTCTACGCTCGCCGGGCCCGCATTCGGCGTCAGTTTCAACGTCGGTGAAATCGAAGGCCAGTTCGATTCCTCGCTCTCCCTGGGCATGAGTGTTTCGACCCAGCAGCCGAACAAGGATCTTATTGGTGTCAACAACGGCGGCAAGGGCTTGTCCCAGACCTCCGACGACGGTCACTTGAACTTCAAGAGCGGGCAAGCCTTCTCGAAGATCTTCAAGGGTATCCATGATCTCGAATTGAAATACGGTGACACCGGGGTCTTCGTCCGGGGCAAATACTGGTACGACTTCGCGCTGCAGAATCAGGACCTGGAATACAAGGACGTCAGCAACCACAACCGCGACGTCGCAGCGCGTTCTTCCGGCGGGCAGATCCTCGACGCCTTCGTCTACCACAACTACTCGATTGCCGATGAACCGGGTTCGGTGCGTCTGGGCAAGCAGGTGGTGAACTGGGGTGAAAGTACCTTCATCGGCGGCGGCATCAACTCGATCAACCCGATCGACGTGTCCGCGTTCCGCCGTCCGGGTGCCGAGATCAAGGAAGGTTTGATTCCGGTCAACATGTTCTACGTGTCGCAGAGTCTCACCGAGAACCTGTCGGCCGAAGGTTTCTACCAGATCGACTGGCAGAAGACCGTGACCGACAACTGCGGCACGTTCTTCTCGCAGCCGGACATCGTTACCACTGGTTGCGACGACAACCTGCGGGTGCTGAACAAGCGTTCGACCATTCCGGGTATTGCGCTCGGGCCGTTGGCCAACGCTGGCGTCGACGTCAACGAAGAAGGTGTGCTGGTGCGCCGTTCGCCTAACCGCAACGCCCGTGACAACGGGCAATGGGGGGTTTCCGCCAAGTACATGTTCGACCCGCTGGCCACCGAGTTCGGCGCCTACTTCATGAACTACCACAGCCGTGCGCCGATCTTCAGCGCCACCGGTGCGCCACAGTCGATCTATAACGGCGTCAAGGCATTGCCAGGGCCGTTCCAGGCACTGGGCCCGCTGGTGGTGGCAGGCAACTCGGAATACTTCATCGAATACCCTGAAGACATCCGCCTCTACGGTTTGAGCTTCTCCACTACCCTGCCTACCGGTACGGCGTGGAGCGGTGAGGTCAGCTATCGGCCGAATGCGCCGGTGCAACTGAACTCCACCGACATTCTGTTCGCCGGCGTACGTCCGCTGGGTGGTGCGTTGACCAATGCGTCGATCCTCAACGGCGTGCCGGGCCAGGATCTGCACGGTTACAACCGTAAGGAAATCACCCAACTGCAAACCACCCTGACGCACTTCTTCGATCAGGTGATGGGCGCCAACCGTCTGACCCTGGTAGGTGAAGTCGGCGTGACCCACGTCGGTGGTCTGGAAAGCAAATCCGAAGCCCGTTACGGCCGCGATCCGGTGTTCGGTCCGGGTGAACTGCCGTCGACCGGCGGCCTCAACACCTGCTCGCAAATCCTCAATACCTCGACCATCAATGGCGCAGGGGCCGGGGCTTCGAACAGCAACGTGGCCAGCAACTGCAACAACGACGGTTTCACCACAGCGACCTCGTGGGGCTATCGCGGTCGGGCAATCTGGGATTACAGCGACGTGTTCGCCGGCGTGAACCTCAAGCCGAACGTGGCCTGGTCCCATGACGTCAAAGGTTACTCGCCTGGCCCTGGCGGCAACTTCGAGGAAGGTCGCAAGGCCGTCAGCCTCGGGCTGGATGCCGAATATCAGAACACCTACACCGCGAGTCTGAACTACACCAACTTCTTTGGTGGTCGCTACAGCACGGTTGATGATCGCGACTTCGTTGCACTCAGCGTTGGCGTGAACTTCTAA
- a CDS encoding DUF1329 domain-containing protein has translation MKITKSLFHAGVLGLSLLATGVMAAVPAAEADKLGKSLTPMGAEMAGNADGSIPAWKPLPKNAGTVDSKGFLSDPYAGEKPLFTITAQNVEQYKAKLAPGQYAMFKRYPDTFKMPVYPSHRGSTVPDSVFAAIKKNATTTNLVAGGNGLENFDTAVPFPIPKSGLEVIWNHITRYRGGSVTRLVTQATPQTNGSFSLVYFQDQFVFRDKMKDYDPANPGNILFYFKQKVTAPARLAGTVLLVHETLDQVKEPRKAWVYATGQRRVRQAPQVSYDGPGTAADGLRTSDNLDMYNGAPDRYDWALDGKKEIYIASNSYKIDSPNLKYTDIIKAGHINQDLTRYELRRVWHVVATLKPGQRHIYAKRDFYIDEDTWQAAVIDHYDGRGQLWRVAEAHAEDYYDKQVPWYALEALYDLQSGRYLALGMKNEEKQAYDFGFSATKSEFQPGNLGQDGIR, from the coding sequence ATGAAAATAACAAAGAGTCTGTTCCACGCGGGTGTTCTGGGGCTTTCGCTGCTGGCGACCGGCGTCATGGCGGCAGTGCCTGCTGCCGAAGCCGACAAGCTCGGCAAAAGCCTGACACCCATGGGCGCCGAAATGGCCGGCAACGCCGACGGTTCGATCCCGGCCTGGAAACCGCTGCCGAAGAATGCCGGCACGGTTGACAGCAAGGGCTTCCTGTCAGACCCGTACGCCGGTGAAAAACCACTGTTTACCATCACCGCGCAGAACGTCGAGCAGTACAAGGCCAAGCTTGCTCCGGGCCAGTACGCGATGTTCAAACGTTACCCGGACACCTTCAAGATGCCGGTGTATCCGTCCCATCGCGGTTCGACCGTGCCGGATAGCGTATTCGCCGCGATCAAGAAGAACGCCACCACCACCAATCTGGTCGCCGGCGGCAACGGTCTGGAAAACTTCGATACCGCCGTGCCGTTCCCGATTCCGAAAAGCGGTCTGGAGGTGATCTGGAACCACATCACCCGTTATCGCGGTGGCAGCGTGACCCGTCTGGTGACCCAGGCGACTCCGCAAACCAACGGCTCGTTCAGCCTGGTGTACTTCCAGGACCAGTTCGTGTTCCGCGACAAGATGAAGGACTACGATCCGGCCAACCCTGGCAACATCCTGTTCTACTTCAAGCAGAAAGTGACCGCGCCGGCACGTCTGGCCGGTACCGTGCTGCTGGTGCATGAAACCCTCGATCAGGTGAAAGAACCGCGCAAGGCCTGGGTCTATGCCACTGGTCAGCGCCGTGTCCGTCAGGCGCCACAAGTGTCGTATGACGGTCCGGGCACTGCCGCGGACGGTCTGCGTACCTCCGACAACCTCGACATGTACAACGGTGCACCGGATCGCTACGACTGGGCGCTGGATGGCAAGAAAGAGATCTATATTGCCTCCAACAGCTACAAGATCGATTCGCCAAACCTGAAGTACACCGACATCATCAAGGCCGGTCACATCAACCAGGACCTGACCCGTTACGAGTTGCGTCGTGTCTGGCACGTGGTCGCCACCCTGAAACCGGGTCAGCGCCACATTTATGCCAAACGTGACTTCTACATCGACGAAGACACCTGGCAGGCAGCGGTCATCGACCACTACGACGGTCGCGGTCAGCTGTGGCGAGTAGCCGAGGCGCATGCCGAGGACTACTACGACAAGCAAGTACCGTGGTACGCGCTGGAAGCCCTGTACGACCTGCAATCGGGCCGCTACCTGGCGCTGGGCATGAAGAACGAAGAGAAGCAGGCGTATGACTTCGGTTTCTCTGCCACCAAGAGCGAATTCCAGCCGGGCAACCTGGGCCAGGACGGTATCCGCTAA
- a CDS encoding fatty acid--CoA ligase — MLQTRVIPPADGAYQYPLLIKRLLMSGARYEKTREIIYRDQLRYSYPTLIERVARLANVLTAAGVKAGDTVAVMDWDSHRYLECMFAIPMIGAVIHTINVRLSPEQILYTMNHAEDRFVLVNSEFVGLYQAIAPHLTTVQKTLLLTDLPEKTAELPNLVGEYEQLLAAASPQYDFQDFDENSVATTFYTTGTTGNPKGVYFTHRQLVLHTMGVSTIMGAIDSVRLLGTNDVYMPITPMFHVHAWGLPYVATMLGLKQVYPGRYDPEFLVELWRKEKVTFSHCVPTILQMLLNAKGAQGTDFGGWKIVIGGSALNRTLYETAKARGIQLTAAYGMSETGPLVSCAHLNDELMAGTEDERTTYRIKAGVPGPLVEAAIVDGDGNFLPADGETQGELVLRAPWLTEGYFNEPQKGAELWAGGWLHTGDVATLDSMGVIDIRDRIKDVIKTGGEWISSLDLEDLISRHVAVREVAVVGIADPQWGERPFALLVIREGHEIGARELKEHLKPFVELGHLSKWAIPSQIALVTEIPKTSVGKLDKKRIRLDITEWQANNSTFLSTL; from the coding sequence ATGTTGCAGACTCGCGTCATTCCCCCGGCCGATGGGGCCTACCAGTATCCATTGCTGATCAAACGGCTGCTGATGTCCGGCGCCCGTTACGAGAAAACCCGCGAGATCATTTACCGAGACCAGTTGCGTTACAGCTATCCGACTCTGATCGAGCGGGTTGCGCGGCTGGCCAATGTGTTGACGGCGGCGGGGGTGAAGGCGGGTGACACCGTGGCGGTGATGGACTGGGACAGCCATCGCTACCTCGAGTGCATGTTTGCCATCCCGATGATCGGCGCGGTGATCCACACGATCAACGTGCGCCTGTCGCCGGAACAGATCCTCTACACCATGAACCACGCCGAGGATCGCTTCGTGCTGGTCAACAGCGAGTTCGTCGGGCTGTATCAGGCCATCGCGCCGCACCTGACCACGGTGCAGAAAACCCTGCTGCTGACCGATTTGCCGGAAAAGACCGCCGAGCTGCCGAATCTGGTCGGCGAGTACGAGCAACTGCTGGCCGCTGCGAGCCCGCAGTACGACTTCCAGGACTTCGACGAGAACTCGGTCGCCACCACCTTCTACACCACTGGCACCACCGGTAACCCGAAAGGTGTGTACTTCACCCATCGGCAACTGGTGCTGCACACCATGGGCGTGTCGACGATCATGGGCGCGATCGACAGCGTGCGCCTGCTCGGCACCAACGATGTGTATATGCCGATCACCCCGATGTTCCATGTGCATGCCTGGGGCCTGCCGTACGTGGCGACCATGCTCGGGCTCAAACAGGTTTACCCGGGGCGTTACGATCCGGAGTTTCTGGTCGAGCTGTGGCGCAAGGAGAAGGTCACGTTCTCCCACTGCGTGCCGACCATCCTGCAAATGCTGCTCAACGCCAAAGGCGCGCAAGGCACGGATTTCGGTGGCTGGAAGATTGTCATCGGTGGCAGTGCGCTCAATCGCACGCTGTATGAGACCGCCAAGGCCCGAGGCATTCAGCTCACGGCGGCGTACGGCATGTCCGAGACCGGGCCATTGGTCTCGTGTGCGCATCTGAACGACGAACTCATGGCTGGCACCGAAGACGAGCGCACCACTTACCGGATCAAGGCCGGTGTGCCGGGGCCGCTGGTGGAAGCGGCGATCGTCGATGGCGACGGCAACTTCCTCCCCGCCGACGGCGAGACTCAGGGCGAACTGGTGCTGCGCGCGCCGTGGCTGACCGAGGGCTATTTCAACGAACCGCAGAAGGGCGCCGAACTCTGGGCCGGTGGCTGGCTGCACACCGGGGATGTGGCAACGCTCGACAGCATGGGCGTGATCGACATCCGCGACCGCATCAAGGACGTGATCAAGACCGGTGGCGAGTGGATCTCTTCGCTGGACCTCGAAGACCTGATCAGCCGTCATGTGGCGGTGCGTGAAGTAGCCGTGGTGGGGATTGCCGATCCGCAGTGGGGCGAGCGGCCGTTTGCCCTGCTGGTGATCCGCGAAGGGCACGAGATCGGGGCGCGCGAACTCAAGGAACACCTCAAGCCATTCGTGGAGCTGGGACACCTGAGCAAGTGGGCGATTCCGAGCCAGATCGCCCTTGTTACGGAAATTCCCAAGACCAGTGTCGGCAAACTCGACAAGAAGCGCATCCGCCTCGACATCACCGAATGGCAGGCCAACAACAGTACCTTCCTCTCGACGCTCTGA
- a CDS encoding 2-hydroxyacid dehydrogenase, translated as MTNPRRAVFLDHPSLDLGDLDLSPLRACFSALQLFAQTLPEQVSERLHGASVAITNKIRIDAAAMAANPDLQLILITATGTNNVDLDAACAHGITVCNCQGYGTPSVAQHTIMLLLNLATRLADYQKAVGEGRWQQARQFCLLDYPIVELEGKTLGLLGHGELGGAVARLAEAFGMRVLLGQIPGRPARPDRLPLAELLPQIDALTLHCPLNEHTRHFIGARELASMKPGAFVVNTARGGLIDEQALADALRNGHLGGAATDVLSVEPPVNGNPLLAADIPRLIVTPHNAWGSREARQRIVGQLTENAQAFFSGTALRVVS; from the coding sequence ATGACGAACCCGCGCCGCGCCGTATTCCTCGATCACCCGTCTCTGGATCTCGGCGATCTCGACCTCAGCCCGTTGCGCGCCTGCTTCAGCGCTCTGCAACTGTTCGCTCAGACCTTGCCTGAACAGGTCAGCGAGCGCCTGCACGGTGCCAGCGTGGCGATCACCAACAAGATCCGCATCGACGCCGCCGCGATGGCCGCCAACCCGGATCTGCAACTGATCCTGATCACCGCCACCGGCACCAACAACGTCGATCTGGACGCGGCCTGCGCCCATGGCATCACCGTGTGCAACTGTCAGGGTTACGGCACGCCGTCGGTGGCGCAGCACACGATCATGTTGCTGCTCAACCTCGCCACCCGCCTGGCGGATTATCAGAAAGCCGTCGGCGAGGGTCGCTGGCAGCAGGCCAGACAGTTCTGCCTGCTCGACTACCCGATTGTCGAACTGGAAGGCAAAACCCTCGGTCTGCTCGGTCACGGTGAACTCGGCGGTGCGGTCGCGCGCCTGGCCGAAGCATTCGGCATGCGTGTATTGCTCGGACAGATTCCGGGCCGCCCGGCGCGCCCGGATCGTCTGCCACTGGCCGAACTGCTGCCGCAGATCGATGCCCTGACCCTGCACTGCCCGCTCAACGAACACACCCGGCACTTCATCGGCGCCCGCGAGCTGGCATCGATGAAACCCGGCGCGTTTGTGGTCAACACCGCTCGCGGTGGTTTGATCGACGAGCAAGCCTTGGCCGATGCCCTGCGCAACGGTCACCTCGGCGGCGCGGCTACTGATGTGTTGAGTGTCGAACCGCCGGTCAACGGCAATCCGCTACTTGCGGCGGATATTCCGCGGCTGATCGTCACCCCGCACAACGCCTGGGGCAGTCGCGAAGCGCGGCAGCGTATCGTCGGCCAATTGACCGAAAACGCTCAGGCGTTCTTCAGCGGTACAGCGCTGCGGGTCGTCAGTTGA
- a CDS encoding class I SAM-dependent methyltransferase: MDPRSEVLLRQAELFQGSLLLAGLPADDLLGRLPNAFGWCWHAGDQAALDARFEGRSHFGVNVPEREFDSAVVFLPKSKDLTDYILNAVAARLPGREVFLVGEKRSGIEGASKQLNPFGKPRKLDSARHCQLWQVTVANAPEAKSLESLAQTYELPLAEGPLKVISLPGVFSHGRLDRGSALLLEHLDKLPSGHLLDFGCGAGVLGAAVKRRYPHNQVTLLDVDAFAAASSRLTLAANGLEAEVLTGDGIDAAPMGLNAILSNPPFHVGVHTDYFATENLLRKAAKHLKNGGELRLVANSFLKYQPLIEEHLGVCAIKAEGNGFRIYRAKRG, from the coding sequence ATGGATCCGCGCAGTGAAGTACTGCTTCGTCAGGCCGAGTTATTCCAGGGTTCGCTGTTGCTGGCCGGTTTGCCTGCCGACGATTTGCTCGGGCGCCTGCCCAATGCGTTCGGCTGGTGCTGGCATGCCGGCGATCAAGCGGCACTCGATGCGCGCTTCGAAGGTCGCAGCCATTTCGGTGTGAATGTGCCGGAGCGCGAATTCGACAGCGCCGTGGTGTTTCTGCCCAAGTCCAAGGATCTGACCGATTACATCCTCAATGCCGTGGCCGCACGTCTGCCCGGGCGCGAGGTGTTTCTGGTCGGGGAAAAACGCAGCGGTATCGAGGGGGCGTCCAAGCAGCTCAACCCGTTCGGCAAGCCGCGCAAACTCGACAGCGCCCGTCACTGCCAACTGTGGCAAGTCACCGTGGCCAATGCACCCGAAGCCAAATCGCTGGAAAGCCTGGCGCAGACTTATGAGCTGCCACTGGCCGAAGGCCCGTTGAAAGTCATCAGTCTGCCGGGCGTGTTCAGCCATGGTCGACTGGACCGCGGCAGCGCCCTGCTGCTGGAGCATCTGGACAAATTGCCGAGCGGTCACCTGCTGGACTTCGGTTGTGGCGCCGGGGTGTTGGGCGCGGCGGTCAAACGTCGCTATCCGCACAATCAGGTGACCCTGCTCGACGTCGATGCCTTCGCCGCCGCCAGCAGTCGCCTGACATTGGCGGCCAACGGTCTGGAAGCCGAGGTGCTGACCGGTGATGGCATCGACGCTGCACCGATGGGTTTGAACGCGATTCTGAGCAATCCGCCGTTCCATGTCGGCGTGCACACCGATTATTTTGCTACCGAGAACTTGCTGCGAAAAGCGGCCAAACATCTGAAAAACGGCGGCGAACTGCGCCTGGTTGCGAACAGCTTCCTGAAGTATCAGCCACTGATCGAAGAGCATCTGGGCGTGTGTGCAATCAAGGCCGAAGGCAATGGTTTCCGGATTTACCGGGCCAAGCGCGGCTGA
- a CDS encoding TMEM165/GDT1 family protein, which produces MLDSLLVPTAIVALAEIGDKTQLLALILAARFRKPWPIIAGIVAATLANHAAAGAVGAWFGSFFSDSVLHWILAASFTATALWTLVPDKMDDDEASTARKFGPFLTTLIAFFLAEIGDKTQIATVMLAAQYPELWLVIIGTTAGMLIANVPVVLAGNFAAEKLPLTLIRRLAASAFFILAIVAVYKAMQSSGWI; this is translated from the coding sequence ATGCTGGACTCGTTACTCGTTCCCACCGCAATCGTTGCCTTGGCCGAAATCGGCGACAAGACGCAACTGCTCGCGCTGATTCTCGCCGCTCGCTTTCGCAAACCCTGGCCGATCATTGCCGGTATTGTCGCTGCGACCCTGGCCAACCACGCAGCAGCCGGTGCGGTAGGCGCCTGGTTCGGCAGCTTCTTCTCAGACTCGGTCCTGCACTGGATTCTCGCCGCGAGTTTTACCGCCACTGCGCTGTGGACGTTGGTCCCGGACAAGATGGACGACGATGAAGCCAGCACCGCACGCAAGTTCGGCCCCTTCCTGACCACGCTGATCGCGTTCTTCCTTGCGGAAATCGGTGACAAGACGCAGATCGCCACCGTGATGCTGGCGGCGCAATATCCGGAGCTGTGGCTGGTGATCATCGGCACCACGGCGGGCATGCTGATTGCCAACGTGCCGGTGGTATTGGCGGGTAATTTTGCTGCGGAGAAACTGCCGCTGACCCTGATCCGTCGCCTGGCCGCTTCGGCGTTCTTCATTCTGGCGATCGTTGCGGTGTACAAGGCGATGCAGAGCAGTGGCTGGATCTAA
- a CDS encoding MFS transporter: MNQSRNVIRYVNAAHVIDHMFMLIFPAAVLGMTQAFGLDYAALIGLSLGGFIAFGACSLPAGWLGDHWSRRQMMLVFFFGIGASAIFTGLSSSPTMLVIGLTLIGIFAAIYHPVGTAMLVAYAQNRGREIGINGMWGNLGVAFSALITGLLVAQFGWRSAFVLPGVVAIALGIGFALQVREEPIPQRPHTVLKGAAGQKISMLMVFGVLALATATGGVVFNATTMTYPKLFQERLHDLFASPQTLGVVVSLAYAFGAVAQLSIGQVLHRVSLKWPFLVLTLFQAPLLYGMAHVDGWAVIVLGAAFMFVVFGQVTVNDSMVANFVAPQWQSRVFALRYCLSFGASATAIPLIAYVEPRHGFVGLYLILAGFGALTFLAAVAFPRTPSEAAVGQAA, translated from the coding sequence ATGAATCAATCCCGAAACGTCATACGCTACGTCAACGCTGCCCATGTGATCGATCACATGTTCATGCTGATTTTTCCCGCCGCCGTGCTCGGCATGACCCAGGCTTTTGGCCTCGACTACGCCGCGCTGATCGGTCTGTCACTGGGTGGCTTCATTGCCTTCGGTGCCTGTTCGCTGCCGGCCGGCTGGCTGGGTGATCACTGGAGCCGGCGGCAGATGATGCTGGTGTTTTTCTTCGGCATCGGCGCCTCGGCGATCTTCACCGGGTTGAGCAGCAGCCCGACGATGCTGGTGATCGGGCTGACCCTGATCGGCATTTTTGCGGCGATCTACCACCCGGTGGGTACCGCGATGCTGGTGGCCTACGCGCAGAACCGTGGCCGGGAAATCGGCATCAACGGCATGTGGGGCAACCTCGGCGTGGCGTTTTCGGCGCTGATCACCGGGTTGCTGGTGGCGCAATTCGGCTGGCGCTCGGCCTTTGTGTTACCGGGTGTGGTGGCGATTGCGCTGGGTATCGGTTTTGCCCTGCAGGTGCGTGAAGAGCCGATCCCGCAGCGTCCGCACACCGTGCTGAAAGGCGCTGCCGGTCAGAAGATTTCGATGCTCATGGTGTTCGGTGTGCTGGCGCTGGCGACGGCCACTGGCGGTGTGGTGTTCAACGCCACCACCATGACCTATCCGAAGCTGTTTCAGGAGCGTCTGCATGACCTGTTCGCCTCGCCGCAAACCCTTGGCGTGGTGGTCAGCCTGGCGTATGCCTTCGGCGCGGTGGCGCAGTTGAGCATCGGGCAGGTGCTGCATCGGGTCAGTCTGAAATGGCCGTTTCTGGTGCTCACGTTGTTTCAGGCACCGCTGTTATACGGCATGGCCCATGTCGATGGCTGGGCGGTGATCGTGCTTGGAGCGGCGTTCATGTTCGTGGTGTTTGGCCAGGTCACGGTGAACGACTCGATGGTCGCCAATTTCGTTGCACCGCAGTGGCAATCCCGGGTGTTCGCCCTGCGTTACTGCCTGTCGTTCGGCGCCAGTGCGACGGCGATTCCGCTGATTGCCTACGTCGAGCCGCGCCATGGTTTCGTCGGGCTTTACCTGATTCTGGCGGGTTTTGGCGCGTTGACCTTCCTCGCTGCCGTAGCTTTCCCACGCACACCTTCCGAAGCGGCTGTAGGACAAGCCGCCTGA
- a CDS encoding helix-turn-helix transcriptional regulator, with amino-acid sequence MLISHFEHGPVSAYPRDYLDGAHQPLHLHREAQLLYAVRGIMRVVTDFGAWVIPPSRAVWIPPQVAHEIFMSGDVQMRSLFIAPELSPASLQQCCVLAVTPLLRELILRAVQGPPHADNPLIQQLMLEELAGLENLPLHIPMPTDRRLQNICLALLHTPDHPNTLEDWAQQVGASSRTLARLFQRQLKMSFNAWRQQLRLMEALPRLLAGDSVQSVARDLGYGSARAFSAMFRRLLGENPREYLNNLSKLSQLV; translated from the coding sequence ATGTTGATCAGCCATTTCGAACACGGCCCGGTAAGTGCCTATCCCCGGGATTATCTGGACGGTGCCCACCAGCCGCTGCACCTGCACCGCGAGGCGCAGTTGCTGTATGCCGTCAGAGGGATCATGCGGGTGGTCACCGATTTTGGTGCCTGGGTGATTCCACCGAGCCGCGCGGTGTGGATTCCGCCGCAGGTCGCGCACGAGATTTTCATGTCCGGCGATGTGCAGATGCGCTCACTGTTCATCGCCCCCGAACTGTCACCGGCCAGCCTGCAACAGTGCTGCGTGCTGGCGGTGACGCCGCTGTTGCGCGAGTTGATCCTGCGCGCCGTGCAGGGCCCGCCGCATGCTGACAATCCATTGATCCAGCAGTTGATGCTGGAAGAACTGGCCGGCCTGGAAAACCTGCCGCTGCACATTCCGATGCCTACTGACCGGCGCCTGCAAAACATCTGTCTGGCGTTGCTGCACACCCCCGATCACCCCAACACCCTGGAAGACTGGGCGCAGCAGGTCGGCGCCAGCTCGCGCACCCTGGCGCGGCTGTTCCAGCGACAACTGAAGATGAGTTTCAACGCCTGGCGCCAGCAACTGCGCCTGATGGAAGCCCTGCCGCGCCTGCTCGCCGGGGACAGCGTGCAAAGCGTGGCACGGGACTTGGGCTACGGCAGCGCGCGGGCGTTCAGCGCGATGTTTCGCCGTTTGCTTGGGGAAAATCCCCGGGAGTACCTGAATAATCTGAGCAAACTCAGCCAACTCGTGTAG
- a CDS encoding LysE family transporter, with protein MYWTEFLTVALIHLLAVASPGPDFAVVVRESVTHGRRAGTWTALGVGTAIFLHVGYSLLGIGLIVSQSIVLFNALKWAAAAYLLYIGFKALRAQPAKTVTDDLHKEAGVRTARGAFTSGFVTNGLNPKATLFFLSLFTVVINPHTPLAVQAGYGVYLAVATAVWFCLVAMLFSQQRVRAGFARMGHWFDRTMGAVLIAIGVKLAFTEMH; from the coding sequence ATGTACTGGACCGAGTTCTTGACCGTTGCACTGATCCACCTGTTGGCCGTGGCCAGCCCCGGCCCGGACTTTGCCGTGGTGGTGCGCGAGAGCGTGACCCATGGTCGTCGCGCCGGCACCTGGACCGCGCTGGGTGTGGGCACGGCGATTTTCCTGCACGTGGGCTATTCGCTGCTGGGCATCGGCCTGATCGTGTCGCAGTCGATCGTGCTGTTCAACGCCTTGAAATGGGCTGCGGCGGCGTACCTGCTGTACATCGGCTTCAAGGCTTTGCGCGCGCAGCCGGCGAAAACCGTCACCGATGACTTGCACAAGGAAGCCGGCGTGCGCACCGCTCGCGGCGCCTTCACTTCGGGTTTCGTCACCAACGGCCTGAACCCGAAAGCCACGCTGTTCTTCCTCTCCCTGTTCACCGTGGTGATCAACCCGCACACGCCGCTGGCGGTGCAGGCCGGTTACGGGGTTTATCTGGCGGTCGCGACGGCTGTCTGGTTTTGCCTGGTGGCGATGCTGTTCAGCCAGCAGCGCGTGCGCGCCGGTTTTGCCCGCATGGGCCACTGGTTCGACCGCACCATGGGCGCAGTGCTGATCGCGATCGGCGTGAAACTCGCCTTCACCGAGATGCACTAA